From Oscillospiraceae bacterium:
TGCGGACTTTGCGGATGCCGTTTTCGGAGGCCTTTAAATATTCGGTGTTTCCGTTTCCGGAATAGATCAATGCCGGAATATACACCAGCGAACCGTATCCGGCCGTATGCTCGCTGTTATAAATCAACTCGTCTTCCAGCAGCGATTTGTAGGACATATGGGTGTAATCGTGGGCGCAGGCAAACCGTTGATAATCCACACAGAAATCGAGCAGACGCTTGTCGCCGGTCTTGTGGTAGCAATACATCATCGGTACAGAGATAAACGACCCCACATAAAAGGTCTTATGATCCCCCGCCCATTTGTCGCAGAACCATAACATACACTGATACGCCGCGTCAAAGACCTCCTGCCGGCCGGTCGCCTCGTAAAAATAGAGCAGGGCGCGCATGCCGCAGGCCGTTCCCCACGCATTAAAGTCCTCGTAGATTTTGGCGTCCAGCTCGTAATAAGTGCCGAGATACCCGTCCGGTTGGCGGTGTGCCAACACACCGTTTACCCATTTTTCCGCTTTAGCTTTTAGTTCACTGTCGTTCAGTGTAAAGGCGAGCAGAATCAATCCCGTCCAGTAGTTGCCAGATATTTCAGCGCCCCACCCGGATTGGTCGCCGTTGCCCCAGCGCTTGACATAGGATTTGTTGATATACGGATCGGCGATCATACCGGGTTCTATCTCGTCCAGATGCCCACCCATTCCGTTTTTGCTGCGCTCCAGCTGCTCCCGCAAAAATCCTTCGGCGGTAATGCTCCCGAGCGGCAGTGCGAATAATTTTCCATAATACATTTTAGATATCCTCTGTTTCTATAATAATTCCAAAGCATTTTTATTTATTTTTTACACAATGCAGGCGAACATCGTTTATGTTGCAACAGCATCTGTCACCGTCAGAACGCCCGAGCTTCAGTTACCCGTGTTAATTACATCCGTCTGTACGAACAACCTCTCTGAATAATAACATTTGACTTACTATGAATCAATGCTTTTAATAATATAAAATCGTTTAAATGCGAAATCCGAAAAAAAATATAACTGTGCGGTTGTCTGATTCCCGTTGCGCCGGAATGCTTTCGATGTTATAATTTTTCGGAACGGAGGTGTTCTATTTGAACTTTAAGTATATTTCCACCTGGCAGCGCGGCTTCACGGCAAAAAAGGTTCTGCATCCGCCGTTTTGCGAACGTCTGATCACACTCTGGCCTGACGCAAAGGTCGTGATCGGCACCATCTACGGCGTCGGGGAAGAGCAGCCCGAGTCCTGCGGATTCCGCGTTCTGCGCGGCGACCCGCCCACGGCTTTCCCGCGGGAAGAGACCCAACAAAGCGCCCGTGCCGACGGAATCCCGGTCCATTCGATTTTACGGCGCACCAATCGATGCTTTTTCGAGATGGAGTGCTTTTGCGATATCAAGCGCATCCCGACTGTTTTTGTCAAAATCACAATGGACAACCAATCCGCTTACGAAGCCGACGAGCACATGACGATTTTGCAGCGCAAGGGCAAAGAGACCACGTTGACCGGTTCCGACGATGACGGCTACAGCCCTTATCTCTCCGACTGCGCGCCGTGGTTGTTTATGACGAGTCACGCGGTTTTCAAAGACGGCGTTTTGACTGAGGGTGAATATCGTTTCAGTACGAACGGAAAAGAAACGGTCAATGTCGGTAATGGTATGATC
This genomic window contains:
- a CDS encoding glycoside hydrolase family 127 protein; this translates as MYYGKLFALPLGSITAEGFLREQLERSKNGMGGHLDEIEPGMIADPYINKSYVKRWGNGDQSGWGAEISGNYWTGLILLAFTLNDSELKAKAEKWVNGVLAHRQPDGYLGTYYELDAKIYEDFNAWGTACGMRALLYFYEATGRQEVFDAAYQCMLWFCDKWAGDHKTFYVGSFISVPMMYCYHKTGDKRLLDFCVDYQRFACAHDYTHMSYKSLLEDELIYNSEHTAGYGSLVYIPALIYSGNGNTEYLKASENGIRKVR